A single genomic interval of Armigeres subalbatus isolate Guangzhou_Male chromosome 1, GZ_Asu_2, whole genome shotgun sequence harbors:
- the LOC134227363 gene encoding chorion peroxidase-like codes for MKLFDWSGGVRHFDVALLVAVLILEMIPTTTTMTTVEAAVAASVIHASSWQQTNSAQIDEPTCPTGSTCVRPLRCDALMQLYWSNLTLAMEMGIRSDIDSLFHRPATEDAAFQRCWIFTESSERTDHHEGVCCQLEESRGGYISQLDEVGNNALLFDPDDDVEKENEEARTMEDTAEEEQQLSNDIDQDWRQSNYRKSVISDYEQLIGYAPYKQPQTRSKRCLVGPECAVKDHRYRRFNGRCNNIHPGRSLWGSAGYPMERILPPAYGNGISSSRTLSSDGRFLPSSRVVSDTMFGDLHIPHRKHNVLMMQLGQFLVHDISRNKAAMTNSRCCLPDNSHRDPHPHKACSPIRVSAKDSFYSQFNVKCMHFVRTAMAPLDQCHVGHGRQISEVTHFIDGSMIYGSSKQEADQLRAHQGGRLKSLVHKHAHNELPPLDEPLMCTSAAKACFKAGDTRINQVLTLVALHTLFLREHNRIARKMEKINPHWSDDILFHETRRIVAAEFQHIIYNEYLPKVVGPDFIEMYDLHTSKGFSKFYNSKKNPALTSEFATAAFRFGHSTVPGQLELPKAVINIHETFFNPSAITEPKFFDELFHGIMQQPMQKVDDMFTHSLTRLLNPEEGHPYGMDLAAINIQRAKDHAVRPYNHYLQLNKRKVKRTFEEFGPVHGPKLAKLYASPDDVDLYVGGILEKPVKGGVVGQTFAEIISDQFVRLKEGDRYFYSNSRKSNPGHFTKPQLQELQKMTMAGIICANVNDKNSFEVAPEALNLPHASKNPLVSCRSDKIPKLNLKWWKD; via the exons AACCCACCTGCCCTACCGGATCCACTTGCGTACGTCCGTTACGATGCGATGCCCTGATGCAGCTGTATTGGTCCAACCTGACATTGGCCATGGAAATGGGAATCCGTTCCGACATCGACTCGCTATTCCATCGTCCTGCCACCGAAGACGCCGCATTTCAGCGCTGCTGGATTTTCACCGAATCAAGTGAACGGACAGACCACCATGAAGGGGTCTGCTGCCAGCTGGAGGAATCTCGCGGTGGCTACATTTCCCAACTCGATGAAGTGGGAAATAATGCGTTACTTTTCGACCCGGATGATGACGTGGAGAAGGAGAACGAGGAGGCTCGGACGATGGAAGACACTGCTGAAGAGGAACAGCAGCTCAGCAACGACATCGATCAGGACTGGCGGCAAAGCAATTACCGAAAGAGCGTGATTTCGGATTACGAGCAGTTAATCGG CTATGCACCATACAAGCAACCTCAAACCCGGTCCAAGCGTTGCCTCGTTGGGCCAGAATGTGCAGTCAAGGACCACCGCTACCGTCGATTCAATGGCCGTTGCAACAACATTCACCCTGGCAGGTCTCTTTGGGGCTCAGCTGGCTACCCCATGGAACGAATCCTTCCCCCAGCATATGGCAACGGAATTTCTTCCTCCCGAACGTTGTCGTCTGACGGTCGATTCCTGCCAAGCTCACGAGTCGTGTCGGATACCATGTTCGGAGATCTCCACATCCCACACCGTAAGCATAACGTACTGATGATGCAGTTGGGACAGTTCTTGGTGCACGATATCAGCCGGAACAAAGCTGCCATGACCAACTCCAGGTGCTGTTTGCCCGATAACAGTCACCGAGATCCCCATCCCCACAAGGCATGCTCACCGATTCGGGTGTCTGCTAAGGATTCTTTCTATTCGCAATTTAACGTCAAATGCATGCATTTCGTGCGAACGGCTATGGCACCCCTCGATCAGTGCCACGTTGGACACGGTAGACAAATATCCGAAGTAACACACTTCATCGACGGATCAATGATCTACGGTAGCTCGAAGCAAGAGGCAGATCAACTACGTGCTCATCAAGGTGGGCGGCTGAAGTCTCTCGTACATAAACACGCCCATAACGAACTTCCCCCACTGGACGAACCTTTAATGTGTACCTCGGCTGCAAAAGCTTGTTTCAAAGCAGGTGACACGAGAATCAATCAAGTGTTGACGCTGGTTGCCCTCCATACATTATTCCTGCGGGAACACAATCGGATCGCTCGAAAGATGGAGAAAATCAATCCACACTGGTCCGATGACATTCTTTTCCACGAAACGCGACGTATCGTAGCAGCTGAATTTCAACACATTATCTACAACGAATATCTGCCGAAAGTGGTGGGGCCAGATTTCATAGAGATGTACGATCTGCACACTTCCAAGGGATTCAGCAAATTCTACAATTCGAAGAAGAACCCTGCTCTGACAAGTGAATTCGCAACCGCTGCGTTCCGTTTCGGACACTCTACTGTACCCGGTCAACTCGA ATTACCAAAAGCAGTCATCAATATCCACGAGACGTTCTTCAACCCATCGGCGATCACCGAACCGAAGTTTTTCGATGAACTATTCCACGGAATCATGCAACAGCCGATGCAGAAAGTAGACGACATGTTCACGCATAGTTTGACGAGGCTCCTCAACCCGGAAGAAGGGCATCCCTATGGAATGGATTTGGCCGCAATCAACATCCAGCGAGCCAAGGATCACGCTGTCCGGCCATACAACCATTACCTCCAGCTAAACAAACGGAAAGTTAAACGCACTTTCGAGGAGTTCGGTCCGGTGCATGGCCCCAAGCTGGCCAAACTCTACGCCAGTCCGGACGACGTCGACCTGTATGTGGGCGGGATTCTGGAGAAACCGGTCAAGGGTGGTGTGGTGGGACAGACGTTTGCCGAAATTATAAGCGATCAGTTCGTGCGCTTGAAGGAAGGCGATCGTTACTTTTACAGCAACAGTCGCAAGAGCAATCCGGGTCACTTTACGAAGCCGCAGCTGCAGGAGCTGCAGAAGATGACCATGGCTGGGATTATCTGCGCCAACGTTAACGATAAGAACAGCTTTGAAGTGGCACCGGAGGCGCTCAATCTGCCGCACGCTAGCAA GAATCCACTTGTTTCGTGTCGGTCAGATAAGATTCCTAAATTGAACTTGAAGTGGTGGAAAGATTGA